A portion of the Deinococcus peraridilitoris DSM 19664 genome contains these proteins:
- a CDS encoding type IV pilus twitching motility protein PilT, whose amino-acid sequence MTLDELLRTMVARRASDVHLQAGSAPTARIDGVLVPFGDSVLMPSDTATLARSLLSSDQWEDFEYRNELDSAYSLPGVGRFRCNVFRQRGAVGIVMRVVGDVIPSFEALGLPAQAMRDFASHGRGLILVTGPTGSGKTTTLASLLDHINHSYPSNIITIEDPIEILHKNKRAIVVQREIGNDTRDFRTALKYAMRQDPDVIMIGEMRDKETVEAALSAAQTGHLVLSTLHTNDAVRSVNRIIDFFQPHERDQIRILLADSLIGILSQRLLRRSDGVGRVLGLELLINTPLIKDYIKDEEKTPLIKDALIEDNIRGMHTFDQHLVELYTNKFITLDEALENATSPHEVRLMITRQGVTR is encoded by the coding sequence ATGACACTCGACGAACTGCTGCGCACCATGGTCGCCCGGCGCGCCTCGGACGTTCACCTGCAGGCGGGCAGCGCGCCCACCGCCCGAATTGATGGGGTGCTGGTGCCCTTTGGCGACTCGGTACTGATGCCCTCGGACACCGCTACCCTGGCGCGCAGCCTGCTCAGCAGCGACCAGTGGGAAGATTTCGAGTACCGCAACGAGCTTGACTCGGCCTACTCGCTCCCCGGCGTGGGGCGCTTTCGCTGCAACGTGTTCCGGCAGCGCGGCGCGGTCGGGATCGTCATGCGCGTGGTGGGCGACGTCATTCCCTCGTTCGAGGCGCTCGGCCTGCCCGCTCAGGCCATGCGCGACTTCGCCTCGCACGGGCGTGGGCTGATCCTGGTCACCGGGCCCACGGGCAGCGGCAAGACCACCACCCTCGCCAGCCTGCTCGACCACATCAACCACAGTTACCCCTCGAACATCATCACCATCGAGGACCCGATCGAGATTCTGCACAAGAACAAGCGCGCCATCGTGGTACAGCGCGAGATCGGCAACGACACCCGCGACTTTCGCACGGCGCTCAAGTACGCCATGCGCCAGGACCCCGACGTCATCATGATCGGCGAGATGCGCGACAAGGAAACGGTCGAGGCGGCCCTCAGCGCCGCGCAGACCGGTCACCTGGTGCTCTCGACGCTGCACACCAACGACGCCGTGCGCAGCGTCAACCGCATCATCGATTTCTTTCAGCCGCACGAGCGCGACCAGATCCGCATTCTGCTGGCCGATTCGCTGATCGGCATTCTCAGCCAGCGGCTGCTGCGCCGCTCGGACGGTGTCGGGCGGGTGCTGGGCCTCGAATTGCTGATCAATACCCCTCTCATCAAGGACTACATCAAGGACGAGGAAAAAACGCCCCTCATCAAGGACGCCCTGATCGAGGACAACATCCGGGGCATGCACACCTTCGACCAGCACCTGGTCGAGCTGTACACCAACAAGTTCATCACGCTCGACGAGGCGCTGGAAAATGCCACCAGCCCGCACGAGGTGCGCCTGATGATCACACGCCAGGGCGTCACCCGCTAG
- the greA gene encoding transcription elongation factor GreA, whose amino-acid sequence MTTERIQMTRKGYEKLKTDLEYLKTVRREQISEYMGSALADGDLRESAAYDEARMQQSENEARIQEMEDRLSRAVIVELNENESRVGLGARVTVQDQNGKQHHFEVVGTYEVDVLKGKISDQSPIGKALDGHTAGETVKVSLPKGNQQFQILDVKYE is encoded by the coding sequence ATGACGACCGAACGCATTCAGATGACCCGCAAAGGGTACGAGAAACTCAAGACCGACCTGGAATACCTCAAGACCGTGCGCCGCGAGCAGATCAGCGAATACATGGGCAGCGCCCTTGCCGACGGCGATTTGCGCGAAAGCGCGGCGTATGACGAAGCGCGCATGCAGCAAAGCGAGAACGAAGCGCGCATTCAGGAAATGGAAGACCGCCTGTCGCGCGCCGTGATCGTGGAACTCAACGAGAACGAGAGCCGCGTGGGCCTGGGCGCACGCGTCACGGTGCAGGATCAGAATGGCAAGCAGCACCACTTCGAAGTGGTCGGCACCTACGAAGTGGACGTGCTGAAGGGCAAAATCAGCGACCAGAGCCCCATTGGCAAGGCGCTTGACGGGCACACTGCGGGCGAGACCGTGAAGGTGAGCCTGCCCAAGGGAAACCAGCAGTTTCAGATTCTCGACGTGAAGTACGAGTGA
- a CDS encoding 3-oxoacid CoA-transferase subunit B produces the protein MSVRDIIARRAARELRAGDIVNLGIGIPALVPRYLGEREVHLHSENGVLGFGDTPSPEEVDANLVNAGKQPVTEKPGTAYFDSSLSFAMIRGGHVNVAVIGALQVSAAGDIANWAVPGKAVLGVGGAMDLCAGARRLIVTMTHTEKDGTPKIVPQLTLPATAFGVVDTIVTELAMFRVVNGALVLVELQEGATLDEVRAKTTAPFEERLSAHAAD, from the coding sequence ATGTCTGTTCGTGACATCATTGCCCGGCGGGCCGCGCGTGAACTGCGCGCCGGAGACATCGTCAACCTCGGCATCGGCATTCCGGCCCTGGTGCCTAGATACCTTGGCGAGCGCGAAGTTCACCTGCACTCGGAAAACGGCGTGCTGGGTTTCGGCGACACGCCCAGCCCCGAAGAGGTCGACGCCAACCTCGTGAACGCGGGCAAGCAGCCCGTGACCGAGAAACCCGGCACTGCCTATTTTGACAGCAGCCTGTCCTTTGCCATGATTCGTGGTGGGCACGTGAATGTCGCGGTGATCGGCGCGCTGCAGGTGAGCGCGGCGGGCGACATTGCCAACTGGGCGGTGCCCGGCAAGGCGGTGCTGGGCGTGGGCGGGGCCATGGACCTCTGCGCGGGCGCGCGGCGCCTGATCGTCACCATGACCCACACGGAAAAGGACGGCACACCCAAGATCGTGCCGCAGCTGACCCTGCCCGCGACGGCGTTTGGCGTGGTGGACACCATCGTGACCGAGCTGGCCATGTTCCGTGTCGTGAACGGCGCGCTCGTTCTGGTCGAGTTGCAGGAAGGGGCCACCCTGGACGAGGTGCGCGCCAAAACCACGGCCCCCTTTGAGGAGCGGCTTTCAGCGCACGCTGCCGATTGA
- the lysA gene encoding diaminopimelate decarboxylase: MLSPDQLLQAADRFGTPLYVYDASEIDTALKRVRDAFPGARIFYAMKANSNFAVLRRLRAQGVGFEAVSPGELARTRFLGCAGDEVIVNGPAKSAQEYQHGAEMGATFVIDREEEVSLLPPGARVLVRVNPGLPVSTHDHLATGAAHAKFGVPLQGVVQVFSAAREAGLQIRGLHLHIGSSIRDSADFGVAFGQLTTLAPQLRELGFGQLEVLDVGGGWGLRADLPGIAAAAREAQSAFGARELWVEPGRYLVALAGVLLTRVVGTKRTARSFVLCDAGMTELLRPMLYDAKHPVTPLWDAPERHVYDLAGPACESGDVLRRDVELPTPSPGALLAVGEAGAYGAVMSSSYLSRSRPAEVLWDGGWQLIRRRERPEDVWAAEVEPESGAVSY, from the coding sequence ATGCTTTCCCCTGACCAGCTCCTTCAGGCTGCCGACCGTTTCGGTACCCCCCTGTACGTCTACGACGCCAGCGAAATCGACACAGCCCTGAAACGTGTACGTGACGCCTTTCCGGGCGCCCGGATTTTCTACGCCATGAAGGCCAACTCCAATTTCGCGGTGCTGCGGCGCCTGCGTGCCCAGGGCGTCGGCTTTGAAGCGGTCTCCCCCGGCGAGCTCGCCCGCACGCGCTTTCTGGGTTGCGCCGGAGACGAGGTCATCGTGAACGGCCCCGCCAAAAGCGCCCAGGAGTACCAGCACGGCGCCGAGATGGGCGCGACCTTTGTGATCGACCGCGAGGAGGAAGTGTCGCTCCTGCCGCCCGGCGCGCGGGTGCTGGTGCGGGTCAATCCCGGCCTGCCCGTAAGCACCCACGACCACCTCGCGACGGGCGCCGCCCACGCCAAGTTCGGTGTGCCCCTGCAGGGCGTGGTGCAGGTCTTCTCCGCAGCCCGAGAAGCAGGGTTGCAGATCCGGGGACTGCACCTGCATATCGGCAGCTCCATTCGCGACTCGGCCGACTTTGGCGTGGCCTTCGGTCAGCTCACGACGCTGGCGCCGCAACTGCGCGAGCTGGGTTTTGGCCAGCTGGAGGTGCTCGACGTCGGCGGGGGCTGGGGGCTGAGGGCCGACCTACCGGGCATCGCGGCAGCGGCCCGTGAAGCGCAGAGCGCTTTTGGTGCGCGCGAACTGTGGGTCGAGCCGGGCCGTTATCTGGTCGCGCTGGCGGGCGTGCTGCTCACGCGGGTGGTCGGCACCAAGCGCACCGCGCGCTCGTTTGTGCTGTGCGACGCCGGCATGACCGAACTGCTGCGGCCCATGCTCTACGACGCCAAGCACCCCGTCACACCCCTGTGGGACGCGCCCGAGCGCCACGTGTACGATCTGGCCGGTCCGGCCTGTGAAAGCGGCGATGTCCTGCGGCGTGACGTGGAACTGCCCACCCCCTCCCCCGGCGCGCTGCTGGCGGTGGGCGAGGCAGGAGCCTACGGCGCGGTCATGAGCAGCAGCTACCTGTCGCGCTCCCGCCCGGCGGAGGTGCTGTGGGACGGAGGGTGGCAGCTGATCCGCCGGCGCGAGCGGCCCGAGGACGTGTGGGCAGCCGAGGTAGAACCGGAGTCGGGCGCGGTTTCGTACTGA
- a CDS encoding CoA transferase subunit A, producing the protein MKPLDSALEALDGLSDGMSVMVGGFGLVGAPLTLIDALCEHGARDLTIISNNLGEPGGKGLSRLLSLGRIRKAIGSYFTSNPEVVAAVERGELEVELLPQGTLAEAIRAGGAGLGGFFTPVGAGTLLAEGKEQREIDGRLHVLERPLKADFALVRAERADALGNLVYDKTQQNFNVAMATAARVTVAEVDQTVSAGSLPPGAIHTPHLFVSRLVRAQVHILDVKSVEEMLR; encoded by the coding sequence GTGAAACCGCTTGATTCTGCCCTCGAAGCGCTGGATGGCCTGAGTGACGGCATGAGCGTCATGGTAGGCGGCTTTGGGCTCGTGGGCGCTCCCCTGACCTTGATCGACGCGCTGTGCGAACACGGCGCACGCGACCTCACCATCATCAGCAACAACCTGGGCGAGCCGGGCGGCAAGGGGCTCAGCCGCCTGCTCTCGCTGGGGCGCATTCGCAAGGCCATTGGCAGCTACTTCACCAGCAACCCCGAGGTGGTCGCGGCGGTGGAGCGCGGAGAGCTCGAAGTAGAGCTGCTTCCCCAGGGCACCCTGGCCGAAGCGATTCGTGCGGGCGGTGCGGGGCTGGGCGGATTCTTCACGCCGGTCGGGGCGGGCACGTTGCTCGCGGAAGGCAAGGAGCAGCGCGAGATCGACGGGCGGCTGCACGTGCTGGAGCGCCCGCTGAAAGCAGACTTTGCCCTGGTCCGGGCCGAGCGGGCCGACGCGCTGGGCAACCTGGTGTACGACAAGACCCAGCAGAACTTCAACGTGGCCATGGCGACCGCCGCCCGAGTGACGGTGGCTGAAGTCGACCAGACCGTCTCGGCCGGGTCACTGCCGCCGGGCGCCATTCATACCCCTCACCTGTTCGTGTCCCGTCTGGTCCGCGCACAGGTGCACATCTTGGACGTCAAGAGTGTCGAGGAGATGCTGAGGTGA
- a CDS encoding ABC transporter substrate-binding protein → MSPFLTTPDWLYLTLRAELYRRSGEAQAYLVTLPELMRLWRCSDKTAKRQLRRLVTEHHVHYVPGRGRGHRSCLRFPVSLYGEISALVCSLTQEQNVSALARLARLPIPAAWVMTSEVGALFGLTRPAPGVHRLRSVVMRDLSSLNPLHASNTLEAHLLFQTLDPLLRVSGRQLKPHLAHHWEEASGGLRWTFFLRRAVQFHHGRTLDSADVAHTMSRLQASAGWLLPHLTGVETPDPLTVTVHLNRPDCFLPWRLTGTQALITPRDVPYDEAAPTGTGAFRLTVAEGNIRLRAFDAHFGGPPLIDEVEFYRVPRGEDSPGYFVEGADSRASDAWQAEVGVQFLIWNAWRLASQNAMLRAAVNELYDVQALWQDTKRQEPLRPASSFYPRRTEERPVRAHCLARAAELIRQADHDGPPLKLYALSWAQPQEEARWLAARAECLGLRMEVCSFELDDSLLIQDADLVMLGEVAGANEHLAFLTAMQQPELLFRQLLPADVLARIDAALDGFRMAYTFEERDVILDQVEELLLSRYWMTLTYHRVKRRRLHPLIRDVWPDAYGRIDLKRLWVGSVGALGS, encoded by the coding sequence TTGTCCCCTTTTCTCACCACCCCTGACTGGCTTTACCTGACTTTGCGGGCCGAACTGTACAGACGTTCGGGGGAAGCCCAGGCGTACCTCGTGACGTTGCCGGAACTGATGAGGCTGTGGCGCTGCAGCGACAAGACCGCCAAACGTCAGCTGCGTCGGCTGGTCACCGAACACCATGTCCATTACGTGCCGGGCCGTGGACGCGGCCACCGCTCCTGCCTGCGCTTCCCGGTTTCCTTGTACGGCGAAATTTCCGCGCTGGTGTGCTCGCTTACGCAGGAGCAGAATGTCTCGGCCCTGGCCCGGCTGGCCAGGCTGCCCATTCCCGCCGCCTGGGTCATGACTTCCGAGGTGGGCGCCCTGTTTGGCCTGACGCGTCCGGCGCCCGGCGTCCACCGGCTGCGCAGCGTGGTGATGCGTGATCTGAGCAGCCTGAACCCGCTGCACGCCTCGAACACCCTCGAAGCGCACCTGCTGTTTCAGACGCTCGACCCACTGTTACGTGTGAGCGGCCGGCAGCTCAAGCCACACCTCGCTCACCACTGGGAAGAAGCGTCCGGCGGGCTTCGCTGGACTTTCTTCCTGCGTCGGGCCGTGCAATTTCATCACGGGCGAACGCTTGATTCTGCCGACGTGGCCCACACCATGTCGCGCCTGCAGGCTTCGGCCGGATGGCTGCTGCCTCATCTGACCGGGGTCGAGACGCCCGACCCGCTGACCGTGACCGTGCACCTGAACCGCCCCGACTGCTTTCTGCCCTGGCGGCTCACGGGTACTCAGGCCTTGATTACGCCGCGTGACGTGCCGTACGACGAGGCAGCCCCCACCGGTACCGGCGCCTTTCGCCTGACCGTAGCAGAAGGAAACATCCGGCTGCGCGCCTTCGACGCACACTTCGGGGGCCCACCCCTGATTGACGAGGTCGAGTTCTACCGCGTGCCGCGTGGTGAGGACAGCCCCGGTTACTTTGTCGAGGGAGCCGACAGCCGTGCCAGTGATGCCTGGCAGGCCGAGGTGGGCGTGCAGTTTCTGATCTGGAATGCCTGGCGGCTTGCGAGCCAGAACGCGATGCTGCGGGCTGCAGTAAACGAACTGTACGACGTGCAGGCCCTGTGGCAGGACACGAAGCGCCAAGAGCCCCTACGGCCTGCGTCGTCCTTCTATCCGCGCCGGACCGAGGAGCGCCCGGTCCGGGCACACTGTCTTGCGCGCGCCGCAGAATTGATTCGGCAGGCCGACCACGACGGCCCACCCTTGAAACTGTACGCGTTGAGCTGGGCGCAACCACAAGAGGAGGCGCGCTGGCTGGCCGCGCGCGCGGAGTGTCTCGGGCTGCGCATGGAGGTCTGCTCTTTTGAACTGGACGACTCCCTCCTGATTCAGGACGCCGACCTGGTGATGCTCGGCGAGGTGGCCGGTGCGAACGAACATCTGGCTTTCCTGACTGCGATGCAGCAACCGGAGCTGCTTTTTCGTCAGTTGTTGCCTGCTGATGTGCTGGCCAGGATTGACGCTGCTCTGGACGGCTTTCGGATGGCCTACACCTTCGAGGAACGTGACGTGATTCTGGACCAGGTCGAGGAGCTGTTGCTCTCCCGTTATTGGATGACATTGACCTATCACCGTGTCAAACGCCGTCGCCTGCATCCATTGATCCGTGACGTGTGGCCTGACGCCTATGGTCGCATCGACCTGAAGCGCCTGTGGGTCGGGTCGGTCGGTGCCTTGGGCTCGTAA
- a CDS encoding MDR family MFS transporter, which yields MWQRLHPNIRMRIVTSFLSRMVGGAVFPFLAIYFTTQLGAALAGLLLALLVGVQFLAGLYGGALADAWGRRRTLLAGEALKVAAFTGMLLANLDGPHPWWTFAAVCLVNVASGLINPAAEAMLMDVSTPESRTFMYAVNYWAVNASLLIGTLLGGWLYGDHFTLLLALLVGMSLVTFALVWKGMSETRAGKSSKAVRQELGWRPLARSYARVFRDRAFALFTLAGIAVLSIEFGRSNFVAVHLAQDFPAQLLAGVSLDGVRVLSLLTGLNTLMIVLLTAPVTAWVDRWNKRPYSTHRLMFLGFALFATGFALLAAGNSLSVLLIGTLVLSLGELLYVPTRQALLADLIPENQRGAYLAVNGQIFTLAKWVAALGVPLGALIGGVGMAALTVLLGLLGIWLSRLALSTGRPSGVPQVGTV from the coding sequence ATGTGGCAGCGTCTGCACCCCAATATCCGAATGCGCATTGTTACCTCCTTTCTAAGCCGCATGGTGGGAGGGGCAGTCTTTCCATTCTTGGCGATCTACTTCACCACACAGCTGGGTGCCGCGCTGGCTGGCTTGCTGCTGGCCCTGCTGGTGGGCGTGCAGTTTCTTGCAGGTCTGTACGGCGGCGCGCTCGCAGATGCCTGGGGTAGGCGGCGCACCCTGCTCGCGGGAGAGGCACTCAAGGTCGCGGCGTTCACGGGGATGCTGCTGGCCAACCTGGACGGGCCACACCCCTGGTGGACTTTTGCTGCGGTGTGCCTTGTGAACGTCGCTTCGGGGCTGATCAACCCAGCCGCCGAAGCGATGCTGATGGACGTCTCAACGCCCGAGAGCCGCACCTTCATGTATGCCGTCAACTACTGGGCAGTGAACGCCAGCCTGTTGATCGGTACGCTGCTGGGCGGCTGGCTGTACGGCGATCACTTCACGCTGCTGCTGGCCCTCTTGGTGGGCATGTCCCTCGTGACCTTCGCGCTGGTCTGGAAGGGCATGAGCGAAACCAGAGCTGGGAAAAGTAGCAAGGCCGTTCGGCAGGAACTGGGCTGGCGTCCCCTGGCACGCAGCTACGCGCGAGTCTTTCGAGACCGTGCCTTTGCGCTGTTCACACTGGCAGGCATCGCCGTCCTGAGCATCGAGTTCGGTCGCAGCAATTTCGTGGCCGTTCACCTTGCCCAGGATTTTCCTGCTCAACTGCTGGCCGGGGTATCACTCGACGGCGTGCGGGTCCTGAGCCTGCTCACCGGCCTCAACACGCTGATGATCGTGCTGCTGACAGCGCCTGTCACTGCCTGGGTTGACCGGTGGAATAAGCGGCCTTACAGCACCCACCGTTTGATGTTTCTTGGCTTCGCCTTGTTCGCCACCGGTTTCGCGCTGCTGGCTGCGGGCAACTCCCTTTCCGTGCTGCTGATCGGAACGCTGGTGCTGAGCCTGGGCGAGTTGCTGTACGTCCCGACCCGTCAGGCGTTGCTGGCCGACCTTATTCCCGAAAACCAGCGCGGCGCGTACCTCGCGGTGAACGGGCAGATCTTCACACTGGCCAAGTGGGTCGCCGCGCTCGGTGTCCCACTGGGAGCGCTAATCGGCGGAGTGGGTATGGCAGCCTTAACCGTGCTGCTGGGCCTTTTGGGCATCTGGCTCAGCCGCCTGGCACTGTCCACTGGACGCCCATCTGGAGTGCCGCAAGTGGGCACCGTATGA
- the mnmA gene encoding tRNA 2-thiouridine(34) synthase MnmA, which produces MSKGRVLCAMSGGVDSSVSAALLKEQGYEVIGAMMRFWPDNKRTDTFDSCCSPDAAYEARRVADQVGVPFYLLDYRDEFKRNIMDPFIADYAAGRTPNPCVNCNTKVKFDALVKKARMLGCEYVATGHYVKRVDREDGPNGEKRVEFHRGDDPRKDQTYFLWGTPRDALAHIIFPVGEMEKPRVRELAEQHGLITAQKPESQNICFVPGTVKEFVSEFIPQKGGPIAEIRTGEVVGEHLGTQFYTLGQKKGLGLFKTHEVRFVVHLDPDTNTVWVGDYEDCQWHGLKARSANYLLDLASLPRELDVQVRYRATPVRARVVQADEAGFELEFYEPQFAVAPGQSVVLYDGPRLLGGGLIEDHSRMLPALRWPKKRAPLTLSR; this is translated from the coding sequence ATGTCGAAGGGTCGCGTATTGTGTGCCATGTCCGGTGGGGTCGATTCCAGCGTCTCGGCGGCGCTGCTCAAGGAGCAGGGCTACGAGGTGATCGGCGCCATGATGCGCTTCTGGCCCGACAACAAGCGCACGGACACCTTCGACTCGTGCTGCTCGCCGGACGCCGCCTACGAGGCGCGGCGCGTGGCCGATCAGGTGGGCGTGCCGTTTTACCTGCTCGATTACCGCGACGAGTTCAAGCGCAACATCATGGACCCCTTTATCGCGGATTACGCGGCGGGACGCACGCCCAATCCCTGCGTGAACTGCAACACCAAAGTGAAGTTCGACGCCCTGGTCAAGAAGGCGCGCATGCTGGGCTGCGAGTACGTCGCGACCGGCCACTACGTCAAGCGGGTGGACCGCGAGGACGGCCCGAACGGCGAAAAGAGGGTCGAGTTTCACCGTGGCGACGATCCGCGCAAGGACCAGACCTACTTTCTGTGGGGCACGCCACGCGACGCGCTGGCGCACATCATCTTTCCGGTGGGAGAAATGGAAAAGCCCCGGGTCCGCGAGCTCGCCGAGCAGCATGGCCTGATCACGGCGCAAAAGCCCGAATCGCAGAACATCTGCTTCGTGCCCGGCACCGTCAAGGAGTTCGTGAGCGAGTTCATTCCGCAAAAGGGCGGCCCCATTGCCGAGATCCGTACGGGTGAGGTGGTCGGCGAGCACCTGGGCACGCAGTTTTACACCCTGGGGCAGAAAAAGGGCCTCGGCCTCTTCAAGACCCACGAGGTGCGTTTCGTCGTGCACCTCGACCCGGACACCAACACTGTCTGGGTCGGGGATTACGAGGACTGTCAGTGGCACGGCCTGAAAGCCAGGAGCGCCAACTACCTGCTCGACCTGGCAAGCCTGCCCCGCGAACTCGACGTGCAGGTCCGCTACCGGGCCACCCCCGTGCGGGCGCGCGTCGTGCAGGCGGACGAGGCGGGCTTCGAGCTGGAGTTTTATGAGCCTCAGTTCGCGGTCGCGCCCGGTCAGAGCGTCGTGCTGTATGACGGGCCACGCCTGCTGGGCGGCGGCCTGATCGAGGACCACTCCAGGATGCTGCCTGCCCTGCGCTGGCCGAAAAAGCGTGCCCCATTGACACTGTCGCGGTAA
- the panC gene encoding pantoate--beta-alanine ligase — MELIQSPVELRARLVGAASVGFVPTMGFLHDGHARLIERASQENERVVVSVFVNPLQFGAGEDLSRYPRDLARDQEIAEQHGAHLLFHPQASVMYPEGFTSRIELGGPGEGWEGASRPGHFSGVATVVLKLLNLVSPTRAYFGEKDWQQLAVIRRVVRDFNLSVEIVGCPTVREPSGLALSSRNSYFTAEQRERAAILSRALRAAQNAYAKGERLSKRLLDTARMVLMSERELTLDYLALVDENLRPIEVISRPEGARLLIAACLFGVRLIDNMPLSENAHA; from the coding sequence ATGGAACTCATTCAATCTCCGGTGGAGTTGCGCGCGCGCCTTGTGGGCGCAGCCTCTGTCGGCTTCGTTCCCACCATGGGCTTTTTGCACGACGGTCATGCCCGGCTGATCGAGCGAGCCAGCCAAGAAAACGAGCGGGTCGTGGTCAGTGTCTTCGTCAATCCGCTGCAGTTCGGCGCCGGCGAGGACCTGTCACGCTACCCGCGCGACCTGGCGCGCGATCAGGAAATCGCCGAGCAGCACGGCGCGCACCTGCTCTTTCATCCGCAGGCGTCGGTGATGTATCCCGAGGGCTTCACTTCACGCATCGAGCTGGGCGGCCCCGGCGAAGGCTGGGAAGGAGCGTCACGACCCGGACACTTTTCGGGCGTGGCGACGGTCGTGCTGAAGCTGCTGAACCTGGTCTCCCCTACCCGCGCCTATTTTGGTGAAAAAGACTGGCAGCAGCTTGCCGTCATCCGGCGTGTGGTGCGCGATTTCAATCTGAGCGTCGAGATCGTCGGCTGCCCCACCGTACGCGAGCCAAGCGGCCTAGCCCTGAGCAGCCGTAACAGCTACTTCACGGCCGAGCAGCGCGAGCGGGCCGCCATCCTGTCGCGTGCCTTGCGCGCCGCACAAAACGCCTATGCCAAAGGCGAGCGCCTGTCCAAGCGACTGCTGGACACCGCGCGCATGGTCCTGATGAGCGAACGCGAGCTGACGCTCGACTACCTCGCACTGGTGGATGAGAACCTCAGGCCCATCGAGGTCATCTCGCGTCCCGAGGGGGCCCGGCTGCTGATTGCCGCGTGCCTGTTCGGGGTGCGCCTGATCGATAACATGCCCCTTTCCGAGAACGCCCATGCCTGA